From Argopecten irradians isolate NY chromosome 3, Ai_NY, whole genome shotgun sequence:
CTATGCTGCATTAgtgctggttggtggttttccaATGGGTACTCCTGCTTTCCTTTACCTCCTTAATCTGGCAATTCCATATATGTCCCTGGTTATAAACAGGATGTTAAACCAAATCATCtaataatgttataaatacaaaacaataacaattttCTTGTATTCACATGTTTAATGATCATGAATCAATAAATTATATGTGGTGCATTTTATGGACATGAATCATTATGCTACTGACAATGTAATCATCCTATATTATGTTTCCATCATCCAGAAATCAAGGACAAAAATCTTCATAACCTTCCACTGTTAGTTCATTGTTTTGGTTTTCATCAACAACATAGGCAAAATTCAAAAAGACTTTGTCTTGCTGCAGAAAGACTTCTTAAGTTTTCTTTTTGATAGCAAATAggagataactgtaatataGCACCTAATCTTGTGATGTTTATGAAAGagattaaaaacaaattgtgcaagaaataattattcatattttaataaGAAACACCGAGACAATTCAATGGACTGAAATCCCCCAAGAGATATGAAATTTAGTCGGAAAAGGCCTTTTTTCCCTTATGTGGGTCAAGGTCAAAATGTGTGTCAAAGTGAcctacagtacatgtattgatgaagacaaaaaacacattttcttaGAAGATAGGCAGATTCTGCTCTGAAAGTCCTAGTAGTACTAGAATATGTGATCAATAACCATGAACACAAAAAGTATACTTGTAATTTTTCGAGCTGTGTGAAATTCATCCTCCAGAAACAAATTAATCCAATAAATTGTCCCAGATTTTAAGAATGGTAATTGACTTGCTGCTGTATAATAGAAATATGGAGTCAATCAAAGTACATTGTCAGATTTGTTATTATTAACTCATAAAACACCGCAAATTTTGGATGCTtttaattcattgttttatgagGTAAACAAATTTATGAAATTATGCATATTGGATAATGATTGATGTGACAGTACCGTGTGGTCTAatttttcagattttcaaaATCTTATCATATCTGTATAGTGACTTTCATTTTTTAGTACCATTCATCAATGTCAGGGATCAAGATAGCAGCTTCCCAACAGGCccgatgtttgataataataaatcatattGTACATTAATTTTGGGCAATAAGAATGTCATATTATATAGTCTTGTTTTAAGAAGCACAATTTAAAACCAGAAGTACAGAAATGacaaaaaactttcattttatttgctatgtatatatggaattttTTTCTATGCACAGATACATCAGTATGCAGTGGTACAAAATGaccaagaattgtacagtgactaaaaatgtgaaaatgatgAGATGAGAAACTCATTAATATGGGCCttgttttattaacaaaaagcactgtaatactatgtatataaaacagtaaaggTTGAACTGTTACCAGTAACAGGCCTAGTACACATTACATCACATTTCTAGTATTTTctaaggtaaaaacaaaggatCACGTACATGTATCGTCATGTActtattttacatataatttgGTATTGCATTAGAAGCATTCATCCATATAAAAAATCTCTCCTGTAATAATTCTGAACCAATGTACGGCATTTTGACCTTCAGGAAAAATTCTTATtctaacaaatattttaacagTTCATTTGTCTAATGGATGTTCTGATCCAACTACAATATTTGTTCAATGAGAATGGTTTTGGAAATGTCTGGTACAAGGTAACATTCTGTATGTTAACAGATGCGTGGCACTAGGTATCAGATCTGTATTAAGCATCACATGGAGCTATTTTGGTCCGGATTTCTGGCACAATAATATGAATACAACAAACCAGATAAAAACCATTACAAACATTATTGCAGCCTATCTGccatataaaagtaaaaaaatgttCTTACAACATTCTTGTACATCGTTGAATTGGTTAAAAGATTTGTATTAAAGTTATCACTGGTATATATGTCCTACCATTACTTATCTAGCTGTTCTATACGACTCAATGGAGGGACACAAGAAACATTTCACAGTTTACTTTCTAAATTTCTTCCCATACAATTTCAGCATGTTCACCATCTCcaacaaaataaatttgatcAGAAGCACAGAGGgctttaaaaacaaatatcttGCAGAAAAGATTTgacaaaaaatcatatttcaaaaatttgaaatttatttaatcATAAACAATGTTGCTCAAGTGAATTTTAAGAATTATTTCATAGAACATATTGATTTGTTAGGCACAAGAGATGGAAGTTAAAGCTAAATCAATAAGTTACTAGCCATTgttaaaaaagatataattCTACctcttttaaatatttcaatggaAAAATctatttacatcaatatattCAAGATTGTCTCAACTTTTACtagaaaaatattgatatacttTTACCATTCATTGCCTACAATACCAGGATATTCATGAAATACCATCTACGCAttcaatatttaacaaaatctaAAGCTTTGGAATCATTTCAACAGTATCACAAGCTTTAGAATATCATGTTGATATCACAAATATCATGATATTATTGCTTATCTCATTATTCATAAGAATGTCAGTGTATAATTTACTTCAAcaaaatttacatatacaatatagagTACATTTAGTTATTACCATCTTAGTAATATAATGTGCTATTTATCTAATAGCACTTTTACACAAAGGACACCGGTGATTTCCTTTATAATTATCGACTGCCATATTAAAAACTATCAAAACAACCTATGATTCTTGTTTTGGAAGACAATTTCACTCAATTATGCAATCTCCTTTGACAAATCGAAATCATACTTGGATCAATGTGAATTGCTAACAGAATGGTTTTTAGCATTCTGatccatcagagttacttccttTAGTTTCATTCTGTCAGTACAGTCCAGGCTGTGCTTTGACAGCGTGAaacgaagggaggtaactctggtaTATCAGAAAGGGTTTTCAAGAGGCATAAGCTCCTATCAAATTATTTGAAAGATATGTCTGTTGGAAAAGGAAAGTTGGCAAATTGTGATGAAATATACAAACAGGTTCTGATGGGTCATTCTGATAAAGTTGTTTGTCACAATCAGTAATGCTGCTTGGAACAGAAAGTTAAAAATTTTAGCAAGAAATTTCTTCAAAACTAGAAGAATTACCAATTTCATACAAAACTAACACTCTATTGAAATTATGCTGAATTAGTCAGGAGATGTAGCTCCAAATATCTTTCATACTACTTATTTGATTTTACAAACTTCTCCATTTTCAAACATATAAACTGTACCACATTAAATTGTGAATAACAATGATATAGAGATCCTCACATCTACCCGTACTTAACTGATTGAACAATGAAACTTCTTTATAATATGCAAAGTTGATCTTTGGACATGTATCAAAACAGGAATAGCATATATCCTGCATTCATTTgcataaaaatatcaatgaatatttataGTGCCCTTGATATCATAGGAGACACAAGCCGGTGTAGATTCACAACAGATCATGCTTTTTGCTGTGTTGGTGCTCAAAAAAttatacaacaaaaacatttcattcaaaaacaaaacttcagtaaaaatttgtatttttcaagtaacaaataaataaataaatataaaaatcttCATTTTTCAGCAAAAGTCTTCATTGCAAAATATGTAAGGAATACAGTATACTTTAGTACTGTAGTATGCAgtgatattaagaaaaaaaaaacttcaatagGACTGTTGCTCAATGGACTCCACCAACTTAATGCTTGAAacatgtttattaaaaaaatgtcaacaattaAGGTATCAGTAAGAGAATCACAGCCACAGTGCTGCCTTCCTCATTGACTACCTTCAAGTACAATGCATCCCCCTCGCTACAAACCACTGTGCTTTGGTAAGTtgtatatacacaatgtatatctTAACAATTTGCTCCATCAACTACcttcatgaaaaataattttaaatgttcAAGGAAAAAAAGACCCTTTTCTATCTGGTAGAAATGTCTGTAAAGATATAATTAAACCCCCCTCACTCACTATCATATATCAAGCAGAGAAGACAGACAccattttataatgatttttttaaaatcctttACTGAAATTTGTAATCAAGCATCATGTTTAAGGTTCAATCTCCAACAGGGAAATAGGATATTGGTcctctgtacatgtatagtcattaTATAGAGAGTTGGGACAGGTACCAGCAGGGAGCAGTGTTATAGAAGTGAGGGAGATGGGCAAAGAGTTAAAATAGACAATAAAACTAGTTTGTAAGATAGCTTTTGCCTTTCAACAACAATGGATTAGTTATCTTCTCAAgtgattttaacaaaatatatcttaaaatcCGGAAATATCTCTCTTTCTAGTGTACTTGAAAATAGATCATTTgtcaaaataattgataaaagtAATGACCTGTGATTCACAAACATCTGTAAATTGTACACACTGTAAGATGCACCAACAAAGTACCAAGGCTTGGTACTAAGAATTATTTAAATAGGTAACGATATTTATCCCACAATTTCAACATGCCATGGAATAACACTGCAACCAATGACACAAGTGTACTTTGCAGCATGCTTTAGGATGGCAGTCATGTAAAATTGTCAACAAAagcaatgatgatgatgatgaaacaAATGAGTGATGAAGATGATGAGAATGACGAGTACAAAAACCTCTCAATACTGGCCCTGTCACCGACAATATTCGGTTTCAGCTGCTGTTGATGAGTGTTGAACACCTGAAAAGAAAAGTTCATCATGTCAAACCTagattaaattaaattatgcAATAgtcatttctttttaaaaatatttttgaattgatAGAGTATTGAGTTAATTAAATGACTTAAATAGATTCATTTATGTGCAAGatgcaaaatataaatttacagATACAATCatacaattatatcaaaatccaaaCTAACAGAGCATTCGATACCAAGTATTTAAGACTATTTAATAACTGATCCACTACCTACTTTCTTTCCTCCGAGCTCGCTTTCTTCGCCTATCTATACAGGCCACTTCAGCTTTCAAGTTCATATACACTTTGCGTATTTCCTGGATTTTCTCCATCAAAAATGCTATTCTCTTTTCTCCCTCCAGATACTTTCCTTCCTctgaaatcatgaaaatttgGCCAGCATAAGATAGCAATATCATTCAGTGTCAAAGTAAAGTATCCATGACAAAAGTCTTCtttgtataaaaatgatattatgtACTCCCAAATCTACCCCTTCAATCAGGACTTATTGATCGATGTTAATCTGTTGATCTATATGAAGGAGGTTGTAAGGAGTGTAAGGATAAAGACTTACCTAGGTTGAGGTTGTACCGTGAGGGACGCGGGGAGTGAGCTGCACCAGACGAATGTGAAGATGACTTGCTGTTTGATGAAGAAGGGTCTTGACTACTTGCCCCCTCATTTCCTTCATCACTGTCACTACCTACTGAAGAAATCTTTCATTAGATTCTGTTCTTACTACAAAGCAGCTGGATTAGCATAGAaccccttgatactataatcaCTGTGACTATCAACTgaagaaaatattcatttaactACACTATATCCAAAGCAACTAAATTCACATTACTTTTATCCAGGTATACTTCTATAAATATTCacaaagaaattaaacaatgtACAATCACCACTCAGTATGTGCAATCACCACTCAGTAAAAGCTCCCAACATAAAGTAGAACAGAACCAATCTTGAGACAATACCATTAAATATTAGCTTCCATAATAATAAAAACCTTAACCTACCTGTAGGTTTTGATGTTTTGCGTTCAACTGTTGCTTTtgattttccttttcttttcttttttgttgGTGTAGGCTCTTCAGATTCTTTCTTCCGTTTACCGAGATTTGAGGATACTGGCACATCTAAATTGCTGCTCTCAGAGCAAGCCACATTACCACTACCAACGCTGCCATCGTTTGACGACGGACTAGCATTACCATGTGGAGATTCACCACCTACGGATTGCTGTTCATTTTCAGCACTATTGTCAATATCAGATTTATTTTGAGACTCTTGTGAAGAGGAATGATCCCGAGAAGCACACTGAGCACCATCAGAGTCGTCATGCTCTGGAGTGGTGGGTGGGGTATTGTCAAGCACAGTATTAACGGCTGAGCTATTACTAGCTTCTTTTGAAGGATCACTGTAGTTCATTCTACCACTAATCACCTCGTTTGCATTCATAAGAGCTATACCTGATAAAAGTTCAACGCCTGAAAGCATTTGCAGGTTACTGTCTAATGAGGGATTTATCACAGCTTTAGTTTTATCACTCCCTGTATCATGTGAAGATGGAGACATTGCACTTTCATTCTTGTTTTCAGCTTTAACCGAAGCACAAACTGAACTGTCCACTGATTGTTCTAATTCCCCTTCCCCACTTTCTTTGCTCTTTTTACCCTTCCCCTTATTGGGAACTTTCTCACTTTTCACTGGTTTTACACTTTTACCCGTTTCTTTCTTTCCCACTTCTTTTTTAACATCTGGTGTTGATACTTCAGCTtcttttttctttacttttttcttCACTTTTTTCTTCTCTCCCTCTGTTTCCTCCATAACAAACTCCCTTGCTTTATCACAAACACTGCTGATCACTTTGTCTAATGTTGACATAGCTGTCTCTGTAGATGCCTCCAGGACTTTTTCTGCAGTTGATGGTGGTTTATCCTCTTTTGCCTTTTTCTGTGGTGGTTCATATTCCATTTCAGGGGTTCCTTCAGGTAATATCACCATTTTTCTCTCTGCCATTGTCATCTTTCCTTTCTTTACTTCcttcttttccttttctttacaATCTTTCTTTTCCTTGATTTCCTTCTTTTTACCTTTGATTATTCTTTTTTCCATTTCTACAGCCTCTTGTTTCAGCTTTTCTTTCAGTTCTTTCTCAGCTTCTGCACGAAGATCAGGTAAAGTAATTTCTTCCTCATCATCCCGAAATTCATACTTATCGAAAACATTATTTGTAGGGGCCACTTTGTCAACTTTTTCTTGTTGTTTTTCTGCTTTTATAACTTCAGGTCTAATTTCTGGAGCAGGTTTGTCAATATCAACATTCAACACTTCTTTATTGTCAACTTGTTTCTCCAATACTGGTGCTATCACAGGTGGcaaatcatcatcattttcagtattttctggCACAACATTTGATGAAGTATTTTCAGCTGGTTCTTTTGAAGATTCTGAAACCTCAGTAACAACCTCTTTTTTGGTAGCAGACTCTCCCACTTCCTCCTCTATATCCCACTTGAAGACATCTTTCTTTAACTTGTCGGAATTGTTCTCCGACGAGGAAGATCCCTGGTCTGCTGGTTCTGGTGGTGCTGGCAGATCCTCAACAGCCTCAAGCTGAGGAGCAGACTCCAAGGGGTCCGATTCTGGTTTATCTTTGTGCTCTTCTTCAGCATCAACTGGGTCAGAGGTTACAACTTCTGGGGTAGATTCCAGGGCAGCTGATTTGCTGCtttgagcttttgattttggtTCTTCAGAAATATCTTTGATTTCTTTCAGAACTGGAAGTTCTGGTTCATCTGACTTCTTTTCTAGTTTTGGCATGTCTAAAGGTACATCAACATCCTTCTCCTTTTCTTTGTCTTCCTCCTCATCAAATGAATCTACACTAGTGTCTTTCTCCAAGTCTTCCATTTCTGGAGAGCTTGCAGACATTTCTTTCTCATCTGCATCCAGATCAGACTGATCGAAATCCTCAAAATCTGAACCTGTACAAAAGACCAAAATTTACGAAATGTAAGATACAGATATTAGTATAGCAGGAAATAATTTTTATTCGCATAAATAGAATTTGTTAGAATTTCTAATCTAATTCATTCAGCAACCTCTAAGGTTCAGTCAACATATTGTGAAAGACTTAGTTCAGAAATGTTCAAAATATCCTATTTATAATCGTATTTCACGTTAGAATGTTTGTAAATGATACTAGCTGAAAACTTACGttgcaataaaacatttaacataacTTTAAAAACCAAAATTCCTGTTCATGGTAAAGTAAGAACGTTCTCTGAATTTTGAAACTAACTTACCTTGAGAATTAACATCTGATTCAGTCACACCCGAGTTTCTCCTTGTCCTCCTCCACTTAGCTGTAAACATTAATATAAACTTATGACCAAATTTTGTACTGACTAAATTGGTCATACTgaagatataaaataatgatgctAAGGTTCAATAGTAACTGTagtttgaagaaaataaaaatacaaataagttTGAGATAGATCACTTTGTATATTTTGTGAGCTGTGACAAACTTAATTAAATGACCAAAATACAACTAGTCTATTTGTCAGCCATTTTGATTTTCTGATCAGTTCCAACATCAAACATGTATTACATGCGGAGAAAAAGAGATAAACAATTTGTTTACAGATGACTTGACAAACCAAAAATCATGGATCACAGCAAGATGATGGACAGTTTAAGAAAACCACTTTAAGCTCCAACAGATCAAAAAAAGATTGAATTAGATTCAGTTACATCTCTTTTACAGTCATATACTTACGTGGTAATCCGTCCATGACTTTGAATTCCACACTATTAGATCTGGTAGGTCTGGACTTAGGTTTTGTACTAGATGCTGGAGATCTGGCCTTGACAGGAGCAGGTCTTGGCTCGACTACAGATGCTGGCTTTGGTGGGCTGGGCTGTACTGGGGAAGGACCAGGTCGGCCTCTCTTCTTGTTGATCATCTGCAACTATAGCAATTTAAAAACATGCTTGTCAAAATGATTTATTGCGTTgagaaaatactgaaaaattaaaattataatgatACATTAAACAGACATTTGCCAATAGGTTGACATTCATTTAGCCCTATGGTTGGTTGATAGTTCATTTCTATTATAACACCtgaaagttatatgtgccgtaactgggcaaaAATTGTTGgcatgttaatttttcttcattaacctattgaaaaccataagatttgatgaattaaacagtgaaaatcattcaaatgagttcagatgccttataaatgttggttacaaaacagaaaaaattatgtactgtaaaattgctgttttttatgccttatgcaTGATCAGATGGAAACTTTcttgcagaaatcactttacaattactaaataCACTACAAATTGTGAAAATTGTAGATCACAtattggcttcatggtctgaccttCGGTACTCATTtctatagatgtacatataatgatttttggcagtactgctaaaatcattttctgctcatatttgtatttgtaaaatccAAATCAATCTATCGAAAATACTGTAATTTTCAGGATGTTAGTAGTTTTTGGTCATGCATAAgatattaaaagcttatcttgattcgcgagtatgaaaaa
This genomic window contains:
- the LOC138318854 gene encoding AT-rich interactive domain-containing protein 4B-like isoform X2, with the protein product MAGDDPPYLVVGTEVSAKYRGAFCEAKVKKLVKCVKCKVFLKETQSSLLVTDDAVKGILKNGSIVEVKNPETGMLTEGVITRLTDSSMYTVVFNDGDEKTLRRTQLCLKGEKHFIESETLDNLPLSHPEHFGTPVMHSKSGKRGGRHSMGNDEEDDTSSDESIPKRAAYKGRLQNLVGKVMLAEMGDKRKQQVPVLVVLPDAHTTELRTKDHLLLKSFKDGKFYSIARKDMKEFTKDTVQKNEDKTLKAAFEKCIAYYDNQDLPTSWERDELLGTDEEEITDDEESSDDEPSEEKDRFVAQLYKFMDDRGTPINKGPTLGNKDLNLYKLFKVVQNIGGYNKVTNQLKWRGVYAKMNLPPSNTASHQIKNAYKKYLHAFEDFYRKLGSSMGTISRPGRSRSHSGRGIHVPFKKEPEKKDKTPLKKEDCKESDEKPESDTGEIEGKEPLETVVKRERSPVKRIMRHETTPKTDEKVKKEEVNVQKEKKVEKDDSTPKKIVKKEPVKKDPDSAKKTAKTVKKEKEEDKKAKKEMLADQQKEKANEEKEKTKEKIPQEKKIVRRRSMRKDEKDMDTKDDDTCKEEETKKEKPADKESKPKAKLVNKDEKKEKKEEKKEEKKEVKITRKEMKKAAKAEEEAMEIEKPKSVKKEGKKAKVDDEGSESDKPKGTQKKEAKKEDNDGEGGSSKKDNKDSRPEKSQDDDEESGETESDKKWSEEVESKTDINAEYPNGTRLQVRYGRGRNQKVYDAKVVEAGLDSSQVQYLVHYAGWNMRYDEWIKPERIVHVINRPDSDKKVKDCSPKSSKPQLQMINKKRGRPGPSPVQPSPPKPASVVEPRPAPVKARSPASSTKPKSRPTRSNSVEFKVMDGLPPKWRRTRRNSGVTESDVNSQGSDFEDFDQSDLDADEKEMSASSPEMEDLEKDTSVDSFDEEEDKEKEKDVDVPLDMPKLEKKSDEPELPVLKEIKDISEEPKSKAQSSKSAALESTPEVVTSDPVDAEEEHKDKPESDPLESAPQLEAVEDLPAPPEPADQGSSSSENNSDKLKKDVFKWDIEEEVGESATKKEVVTEVSESSKEPAENTSSNVVPENTENDDDLPPVIAPVLEKQVDNKEVLNVDIDKPAPEIRPEVIKAEKQQEKVDKVAPTNNVFDKYEFRDDEEEITLPDLRAEAEKELKEKLKQEAVEMEKRIIKGKKKEIKEKKDCKEKEKKEVKKGKMTMAERKMVILPEGTPEMEYEPPQKKAKEDKPPSTAEKVLEASTETAMSTLDKVISSVCDKAREFVMEETEGEKKKVKKKVKKKEAEVSTPDVKKEVGKKETGKSVKPVKSEKVPNKGKGKKSKESGEGELEQSVDSSVCASVKAENKNESAMSPSSHDTGSDKTKAVINPSLDSNLQMLSGVELLSGIALMNANEVISGRMNYSDPSKEASNSSAVNTVLDNTPPTTPEHDDSDGAQCASRDHSSSQESQNKSDIDNSAENEQQSVGGESPHGNASPSSNDGSVGSGNVACSESSNLDVPVSSNLGKRKKESEEPTPTKKKRKGKSKATVERKTSKPTGSDSDEGNEGASSQDPSSSNSKSSSHSSGAAHSPRPSRYNLNLEEGKYLEGEKRIAFLMEKIQEIRKVYMNLKAEVACIDRRRKRARRKESVQHSSTAAETEYCR
- the LOC138318854 gene encoding AT-rich interactive domain-containing protein 4B-like isoform X3, translated to MAGDDPPYLVVGTEVSAKYRGAFCEAKVKKLVKCVKCKVFLKETQSSLLVTDDAVKGILKNGSIVEVKNPETGMLTEGVITRLTDSSMYTVVFNDGDEKTLRRTQLCLKGEKHFIESETLDNLPLSHPEHFGTPVMHSKSGKRGGRHSMGNDEEDDTSSDESIPKRAAYKGRLQNLVGKVMLAEMGDKRKQQVPVLVVLPDAHTTELRTKDHLLLKSFKDGKFYSIARKDMKEFTKDTVQKNEDKTLKAAFEKCIAYYDNQDLPTSWERDELLGTDEEEITDDEESSDDEPSEEKDRFVAQLYKFMDDRGTPINKGPTLGNKDLNLYKLFKVVQNIGGYNKVTNQLKWRGVYAKMNLPPSNTASHQIKNAYKKYLHAFEDFYRKLGSSMGTISRPGRSRSHSGRGIHVPFKKEPEKKDKTPLKKEDCKESDEKPESDTGEIEGKEPLETVVKRERSPVKRIMRHETTPKTDEKVKKEEVNVQKEKKVEKDDSTPKKIVKKEPVKKDPDSAKKTAKTVKKEKEEDKKAKKEMLADQQKEKANEEKEKTKEKIPQEKKIVRRRSMRKDEKDMDTKDDDTCKEEETKKEKPADKESKPKAKLVNKDEKKEKKEEKKEEKKEVKITRKEMKKAAKAEEEAMEIEKPKSVKKEGKKAKVDDEGSESDKPKGTQKKEAKKEDNDGEGGSSKKDNKDSRPEKSQDDDEESGETESDKKWSEEVESKTDINAEYPNGTRLQVRYGRGRNQKVYDAKVVEAGLDSSQVQYLVHYAGWNMRYDEWIKPERIVHVINRPDSDKKVKDCSPKSSKPQMINKKRGRPGPSPVQPSPPKPASVVEPRPAPVKARSPASSTKPKSRPTRSNSVEFKVMDGLPPKWRRTRRNSGVTESDVNSQGSDFEDFDQSDLDADEKEMSASSPEMEDLEKDTSVDSFDEEEDKEKEKDVDVPLDMPKLEKKSDEPELPVLKEIKDISEEPKSKAQSSKSAALESTPEVVTSDPVDAEEEHKDKPESDPLESAPQLEAVEDLPAPPEPADQGSSSSENNSDKLKKDVFKWDIEEEVGESATKKEVVTEVSESSKEPAENTSSNVVPENTENDDDLPPVIAPVLEKQVDNKEVLNVDIDKPAPEIRPEVIKAEKQQEKVDKVAPTNNVFDKYEFRDDEEEITLPDLRAEAEKELKEKLKQEAVEMEKRIIKGKKKEIKEKKDCKEKEKKEVKKGKMTMAERKMVILPEGTPEMEYEPPQKKAKEDKPPSTAEKVLEASTETAMSTLDKVISSVCDKAREFVMEETEGEKKKVKKKVKKKEAEVSTPDVKKEVGKKETGKSVKPVKSEKVPNKGKGKKSKESGEGELEQSVDSSVCASVKAENKNESAMSPSSHDTGSDKTKAVINPSLDSNLQMLSGVELLSGIALMNANEVISGRMNYSDPSKEASNSSAVNTVLDNTPPTTPEHDDSDGAQCASRDHSSSQESQNKSDIDNSAENEQQSVGGESPHGNASPSSNDGSVGSGNVACSESSNLDVPVSSNLGKRKKESEEPTPTKKKRKGKSKATVERKTSKPTVGSDSDEGNEGASSQDPSSSNSKSSSHSSGAAHSPRPSRYNLNLEEGKYLEGEKRIAFLMEKIQEIRKVYMNLKAEVACIDRRRKRARRKESVQHSSTAAETEYCR
- the LOC138318854 gene encoding AT-rich interactive domain-containing protein 4B-like isoform X1 produces the protein MAGDDPPYLVVGTEVSAKYRGAFCEAKVKKLVKCVKCKVFLKETQSSLLVTDDAVKGILKNGSIVEVKNPETGMLTEGVITRLTDSSMYTVVFNDGDEKTLRRTQLCLKGEKHFIESETLDNLPLSHPEHFGTPVMHSKSGKRGGRHSMGNDEEDDTSSDESIPKRAAYKGRLQNLVGKVMLAEMGDKRKQQVPVLVVLPDAHTTELRTKDHLLLKSFKDGKFYSIARKDMKEFTKDTVQKNEDKTLKAAFEKCIAYYDNQDLPTSWERDELLGTDEEEITDDEESSDDEPSEEKDRFVAQLYKFMDDRGTPINKGPTLGNKDLNLYKLFKVVQNIGGYNKVTNQLKWRGVYAKMNLPPSNTASHQIKNAYKKYLHAFEDFYRKLGSSMGTISRPGRSRSHSGRGIHVPFKKEPEKKDKTPLKKEDCKESDEKPESDTGEIEGKEPLETVVKRERSPVKRIMRHETTPKTDEKVKKEEVNVQKEKKVEKDDSTPKKIVKKEPVKKDPDSAKKTAKTVKKEKEEDKKAKKEMLADQQKEKANEEKEKTKEKIPQEKKIVRRRSMRKDEKDMDTKDDDTCKEEETKKEKPADKESKPKAKLVNKDEKKEKKEEKKEEKKEVKITRKEMKKAAKAEEEAMEIEKPKSVKKEGKKAKVDDEGSESDKPKGTQKKEAKKEDNDGEGGSSKKDNKDSRPEKSQDDDEESGETESDKKWSEEVESKTDINAEYPNGTRLQVRYGRGRNQKVYDAKVVEAGLDSSQVQYLVHYAGWNMRYDEWIKPERIVHVINRPDSDKKVKDCSPKSSKPQLQMINKKRGRPGPSPVQPSPPKPASVVEPRPAPVKARSPASSTKPKSRPTRSNSVEFKVMDGLPPKWRRTRRNSGVTESDVNSQGSDFEDFDQSDLDADEKEMSASSPEMEDLEKDTSVDSFDEEEDKEKEKDVDVPLDMPKLEKKSDEPELPVLKEIKDISEEPKSKAQSSKSAALESTPEVVTSDPVDAEEEHKDKPESDPLESAPQLEAVEDLPAPPEPADQGSSSSENNSDKLKKDVFKWDIEEEVGESATKKEVVTEVSESSKEPAENTSSNVVPENTENDDDLPPVIAPVLEKQVDNKEVLNVDIDKPAPEIRPEVIKAEKQQEKVDKVAPTNNVFDKYEFRDDEEEITLPDLRAEAEKELKEKLKQEAVEMEKRIIKGKKKEIKEKKDCKEKEKKEVKKGKMTMAERKMVILPEGTPEMEYEPPQKKAKEDKPPSTAEKVLEASTETAMSTLDKVISSVCDKAREFVMEETEGEKKKVKKKVKKKEAEVSTPDVKKEVGKKETGKSVKPVKSEKVPNKGKGKKSKESGEGELEQSVDSSVCASVKAENKNESAMSPSSHDTGSDKTKAVINPSLDSNLQMLSGVELLSGIALMNANEVISGRMNYSDPSKEASNSSAVNTVLDNTPPTTPEHDDSDGAQCASRDHSSSQESQNKSDIDNSAENEQQSVGGESPHGNASPSSNDGSVGSGNVACSESSNLDVPVSSNLGKRKKESEEPTPTKKKRKGKSKATVERKTSKPTVGSDSDEGNEGASSQDPSSSNSKSSSHSSGAAHSPRPSRYNLNLEEGKYLEGEKRIAFLMEKIQEIRKVYMNLKAEVACIDRRRKRARRKESVQHSSTAAETEYCR